The Coffea arabica cultivar ET-39 chromosome 8e, Coffea Arabica ET-39 HiFi, whole genome shotgun sequence genome window below encodes:
- the LOC113703266 gene encoding SPX domain-containing protein 2-like, with protein sequence MKFWKILSSLIEETLPDWQDKFLSYKALKKQLKLIYPKQELIDDDHNTYSSNNDDCVRPSKRLRLEVYDDKGGDYEVSKEVTDFVKLLEEEIEKFNAFFVDKEEEYIIRLKVLQDRLEEADGSNGDLMNVGRQIVDFHGEMVLLENYSALNYTGLVKILKKYDKRSGALIRLPFIQKVLGQPFFRIDVLNQLVKQCERMLDYVFSLSEISSQSEAIEGCETNTATETEERSLKVPQELAEIEYMENMYMKLASSALRVLKEIHSGSSTVNMFSLPPL encoded by the exons ATGAAGTTCTGGAAGATCCTTAGTAGTTTAATAGAAGAGACACTGCCTGATTGGCAAGACAAGTTTTTGTCTTACAAGGCTTTGAAAAAGCAGCTGAAATTGATATATCCCAAACAAGAACTCATCGATGATGATCATAATACCTACAGCAGTAACAATGATGATTGTGTTAGGCCCAGCAAACGGTTGAGATTGGAAGTTTATGATGATAAGGGCGGTGATTATGAGGTCTCCAAGGAGGTCACAGATTTTGTGAAGCTGTTGGAAGAGGAGATTGAAAAGTTTAATGCTTTCTTTGTTGATAAAGAAGAAGAATACATTATCAGATTAAAG GTATTGCAAGATAGGTTAGAAGAGGCTGATGGTTCGAATGGTGATCTGATGAATGTAGGCAGACAGATAGTTGATTTTCATGGAGAGATGGTCCTATTGGAGAATTACAGTGCTCTTAACTACACTG GACTGGTGAAGATTTTGAAGAAATATGACAAGCGAAGTGGTGCTCTAATTCGCTTGCCCTTCATCCAAAAGGTTTTGGGACAGCCATTCTTTAGGATTGATGTTCTAAATCAGCTAGTAAAGCAGTGTGAAAGAATGCTTGATTACGTTTTCTCCCTTAGTGAAATTTCTTCCCAATCTGAAGCAATCGAAGGCTGCGAAACCAACACTGCAACTGAAACTGAAGAAAGATCTCTCAAAGTTCCCCAAGAACTTGCGGAAATCGAATACATGGAAAACATGTACATGAAACTTGCTTCCTCGGCGTTGCGGGTCTTGAAGGAGATTCACAGTGGAAGTTCTACTGTAAACATGTTTTCTTTGCCACCTTTATAA
- the LOC113703509 gene encoding probable carboxylesterase 17 produces the protein MSIVDESPGYMQVLSDGSVKRFAPETATASTESSNGYKSRDVVIDSSKPTTARIFLPDVSESVAGQLPVLVYFHGGGFCIGSTTWLGYHHFLGDLSAVSKSIVLSVDYRLAPENKLPIAYDDCYSSLEWLSNNASSEPWLEKADLLRVFLSGDSAGGNIVHQVAVKVIKDKFSRVRIKGLIPIHPYFGSEKRTELEMAEESAGHVQSNDMFWRLSLPVGENRDYLGCNFEKTELSGSEWDQFPRVLVFVAGLDFLKERGVMYADFLHKKGVQKVSLIEAEGESHVYHVFHPKSEAATLLQKQMSDFMHSF, from the coding sequence ATGTCTATTGTGGATGAATCACCAGGTTACATGCAAGTTCTTTCTGATGGTTCTGTGAAGCGATTTGCACCAGAAACTGCTACTGCATCAACTGAATCATCTAATGGATACAAATCCAGGGATGTGGTAATTGACTCATCAAAACCCACCACAGCAAGAATATTTCTTCCTGATGTTTCTGAATCAGTAGCTGGCCAGCTCCCAGTTTTGGTGTACTTTCATGGTGGTGGATTCTGCATTGGCTCAACTACATGGCTGGGGTACCATCATTTCCTGGGAGATCTGTCAGCCGTATCTAAATCAATTGTCCTTTCTGTAGACTATCGCCTTGCTCCAGAAAATAAGCTCCCCATAGCTTATGATGATTGTTATAGCTCACTAGAATGGCTAAGCAACAATGCAAGTTCTGAACCATGGCTTGAAAAGGCTGATCTTTTACGTGTTTTTCTCTCCGGTGACAGTGCTGGAGGCAACATAGTCCACCAGGTTGCTGTCAAAGTGATCAAGGACAAATTTTCTCGTGTCAGAATCAAAGGATTGATCCCAATCCATCCTTACTTTGGGAGCGAAAAGAGGACCGAACTAGAAATGGCTGAAGAATCAGCAGGCCATGTGCAATCAAATGACATGTTCTGGAGACTAAGCTTGCCAGTTGGAGAGAACCGCGACTACCTTGGATGCAACTTTGAGAAAACAGAACTTTCTGGAAGTGAATGGGATCAATTTCCTCGAGTGCTGGTCTTTGTCGCAGGCTTAGACTTTCTGAAAGAAAGGGGAGTCATGTATGCAGATTTTTTGCACAAGAAAGGTGTTCAAAAAGTGAGCCTGATCGAAGCTGAAGGGGAGTCTCACGTCTATCATGTATTTCATCCCAAATCAGAGGCCGCTACATTGCTTCAGAAGCAAATGAGTGACTTTATGCATAGCTTTTAG
- the LOC113703753 gene encoding protein BUNDLE SHEATH DEFECTIVE 2, chloroplastic-like isoform X1, which translates to MGMRYEYNQNIRCPEFPYCHWRFITTGEEISISLSSSFTTSIAATPCSPQPISCFTSTQKQSSRTNNLCSQKILTGGKFCFLKVKASASKRSSDEPRRKPNSLLCADCNGNGAVPCSQCKGNGVNSADYFNGKFKAGDSCWLCGGKKNMLCGNCNGAGFIGGFMTSSDT; encoded by the exons ATGGGGATGAGGTATGAATATAATCAAAATATCCGGTGTCCTGAATTTCCCTATTGCCATTGGAGGTTCATAACCACTGGGGAAGAAATATCAATCAGCCTCTCTTCCTCTTTCACCACGTCAATAGCTGCAACCCCCTGTTCTCCTCAACCAATTAGCTGCTTTACATCCACACAAAAGCAAA GTTCTCGTACCAACAATTTATGCAGTCAGAAGATTCTCACAGGAGGCAAATTCTGCTTTCTGAAGGTTAAG GCTTCAGCCTCAAAGCGTTCAAGTGATGAACCAAGAAGAAAACCAAATAGTCTATTATGTGCAGACTGTAATGGAAATG GTGCAGTTCCCTGCTCCCAGTGCAAGGGTAATGGGGTGAACTCTGCTGATTATTTCAACGGGAAGTTTAAAGCTGGTGATTCTTGTTGGCTTTGCGG GGGAAAGAAGAATATGCTATGTGGAAATTGCAATGGAGCTGGCTTCATTGGAGGCTTCATGACCTCGTCTGACACTTGA
- the LOC113703753 gene encoding protein BUNDLE SHEATH DEFECTIVE 2, chloroplastic-like isoform X2 yields the protein MGMRYEYNQNIRCPEFPYCHWRFITTGEEISISLSSSFTTSIAATPCSPQPISCFTSTQKQSSRTNNLCSQKILTGGKFCFLKVKASASKRSSDEPRRKPNSLLCADCNGNGAVPCSQCKGNGVNSADYFNGKFKAGDSCWLCG from the exons ATGGGGATGAGGTATGAATATAATCAAAATATCCGGTGTCCTGAATTTCCCTATTGCCATTGGAGGTTCATAACCACTGGGGAAGAAATATCAATCAGCCTCTCTTCCTCTTTCACCACGTCAATAGCTGCAACCCCCTGTTCTCCTCAACCAATTAGCTGCTTTACATCCACACAAAAGCAAA GTTCTCGTACCAACAATTTATGCAGTCAGAAGATTCTCACAGGAGGCAAATTCTGCTTTCTGAAGGTTAAG GCTTCAGCCTCAAAGCGTTCAAGTGATGAACCAAGAAGAAAACCAAATAGTCTATTATGTGCAGACTGTAATGGAAATG GTGCAGTTCCCTGCTCCCAGTGCAAGGGTAATGGGGTGAACTCTGCTGATTATTTCAACGGGAAGTTTAAAGCTGGTGATTCTTGTTGGCTTTGCGGGTAA